Proteins encoded together in one Nitrospiria bacterium window:
- a CDS encoding beta-ketoacyl synthase N-terminal-like domain-containing protein, which produces MASDAPYSKAPIKSGPVDIAIIGMSCIFPMAPDLGTYWQNIVSKVDAISDPPPDWEAELFYDPNSESNDRTYCKRGGYLGDLAQFRPIDYGVMPKSIGGTDPDHFLGLRLTQEALADSGYIDRPFDRERCGVIVGRGTYIGRGFANQIQHCFVVDETIRLLRRLHPEYTPEELQKIKDGIKANLPPFTAEVAPSLVPNVMAGRIANRFNLMGPNYIVDAACASSLIAVEQAVHNLTTGTCDMVLAGGANASTTPPMLMLFCLLGALSREGQIRPFDMKADGTLLGEGYGMVVLKRQADALRDGDRIYAVLKGLGSSSDGRALSVLAPRVEGEELALRRAYDSSGISPRTIGLVEAHGTGTAAGDLTEIQTLRRVLGDREGRYPHCAVGTVKSMISHLIPAAGIAGLIKTALALYHKTLPPTLKCEEPNPKFELEKTVLYINTETRPWIHGGPTPRRAAVNAFGFGGINAHAILEEAPETDADKTVSLHRAWDSEVFILEAASREGLIGQVDRLHRFVSASPGVEMKDLAATVNRDLRDAPCRLGIVAASLADLSQKLAAARAKLSDSRCTRINDAGGIYFFEEPLGRKGKLAFLFPGEGSQYQNMLADLCLHFPEVRKWFDFMDRAFWDHPRGYLPSQCIFPPPALGGSNGAGNAAETLFDMDGAVEAVFTANQGMGALLGRLEIRPDSVLGHSTGEYSALLASGALEVENEDRLAIHVRDLNRAYEDFTARGGLPEAALLAVGTTDREALDRLVAEAKEPLFVAMDNCPHQIVLCGTKKNTAWAAEALQKTGAVCQVLPFDRPYHTPLFEGFSGPLREFFGGLKIVGPKLPMYSCVTAAPYPEDPEEIRRLAIIQWASPVRFRETIEAMYADGVRLFVEVGPRGNLTAFVEDILRGRPKTAVASNLISRSGLAQIHHMIAQLAAHGVSLKTDPLYARRNPKYLSLDSPSLPLEKTIGTAGTVKLDSYLPGLRLTNFLPVPLPPASPAAATVPPTLPPVPVPPVPLAHPEPVRSLASVAAQSVDAGVSGGNGIGMNRPAGSGAEVVGEYFQTMEYFLEAQEEIIRTYLQSAAMGSAEGRAWKAGGSVQSDPNPPAPPIESRAVIERPDFPLIDGILSLVPGESVVARREFRLEEDLFLYHHTIGSRTVSKDPGLTALPVIPLTVNMELMAEVASVLYPDHRLVGMREVRGYRWVGLDQGRVTLKISAKRQTGLPGIEVDVQVREDAGASPDLSPATLIMEGTMLFAEAYPDPPSIEPLELKGERPSRWRGEILYTDGMFHGPAFQAVVEVDRTGEDGVEATLRVLPTDTLFQSRPAPALVTDPVVLDAAGQVVGYWALENLTTRFNVFPFRLESLRIYRPNLAVDEQLVCRARLTDVGEAETRSDIDLVGSDGGIWMRLTGWWDRRFEMPNAFYRFRITPLDVVLSRDWAEGLEQFRAPEAFRCMLLDGLPDELLRGGWMIWCRVLAHLILSRQEREMWHSLNLPEPRRIEWLLGRMAAKDAVRVWLKERHGLTVYPADVEIGKGPKGQPIPQGPWTADIADRPLLSLTHAGGIAAAVAGAAAGVKGIGIDLERLSRFNGRFEADLLTQAEHDLLEGAPPSERLEWSVRTWCAKEAVGKALGTGVIGGPWALSVESLDFSTGTVTIGLVGEMAAAFPDFAGRRLVARTGRNGDLITATAWIEEKEDEGNGG; this is translated from the coding sequence ATGGCTTCAGACGCGCCATACAGCAAGGCACCAATCAAAAGCGGCCCGGTCGATATCGCGATCATCGGGATGTCCTGTATTTTCCCGATGGCCCCCGACCTGGGCACCTACTGGCAGAACATCGTCTCCAAAGTGGACGCGATCAGCGATCCGCCCCCGGACTGGGAGGCGGAGCTCTTCTACGATCCCAACTCGGAATCCAACGATCGGACCTACTGCAAACGGGGAGGCTATCTGGGGGATCTGGCCCAGTTCCGTCCCATTGACTACGGGGTGATGCCGAAGTCCATCGGCGGCACCGATCCCGATCATTTCCTCGGGCTCCGCCTGACCCAGGAGGCCCTGGCGGATTCCGGCTACATCGACCGACCCTTCGACCGTGAGCGGTGCGGGGTGATCGTCGGGCGGGGCACCTACATCGGCCGCGGCTTCGCGAACCAGATCCAGCACTGTTTCGTGGTGGACGAGACCATCCGCCTTCTCCGCCGGCTCCATCCCGAATACACCCCGGAGGAGCTCCAAAAGATCAAGGACGGGATCAAGGCCAACCTGCCTCCCTTCACGGCCGAGGTGGCCCCGAGCCTGGTCCCCAATGTTATGGCCGGGCGGATCGCCAACCGATTCAATCTGATGGGCCCCAACTATATTGTGGATGCGGCCTGCGCCTCCTCCCTCATCGCGGTGGAACAGGCGGTGCACAACCTGACCACCGGAACCTGCGACATGGTGCTGGCCGGCGGGGCCAATGCCTCCACCACTCCGCCGATGCTGATGCTGTTCTGTCTCCTGGGGGCCCTGTCCAGGGAGGGACAAATCCGTCCCTTCGACATGAAGGCCGACGGGACCTTGTTGGGGGAAGGCTACGGCATGGTCGTGCTGAAACGGCAGGCCGATGCGCTGCGGGATGGCGACCGGATCTACGCCGTCCTCAAAGGTCTCGGCAGTTCAAGCGACGGCCGGGCCCTCTCCGTGCTGGCCCCGCGCGTGGAAGGCGAAGAGCTGGCCCTGAGAAGGGCCTATGACTCGTCCGGAATTTCCCCGCGGACCATCGGACTGGTCGAGGCCCACGGGACCGGGACGGCCGCCGGGGATCTCACGGAGATCCAAACCCTCCGTCGCGTCCTGGGAGACCGGGAGGGGCGTTACCCCCACTGCGCCGTCGGGACGGTCAAGTCCATGATCAGCCACCTCATCCCGGCCGCCGGCATCGCCGGACTGATTAAGACGGCCCTGGCCCTTTACCACAAGACCCTTCCGCCCACCCTCAAGTGCGAGGAGCCCAACCCAAAGTTTGAGCTGGAGAAGACCGTTCTTTATATCAACACCGAGACCCGCCCGTGGATACACGGCGGACCAACTCCCCGTCGGGCCGCGGTGAACGCCTTTGGCTTCGGCGGGATCAACGCCCATGCGATCCTGGAAGAAGCCCCCGAGACGGACGCGGACAAAACCGTCAGTCTGCACCGGGCCTGGGACAGCGAGGTGTTCATTCTCGAGGCTGCATCCCGCGAGGGGTTGATCGGCCAGGTGGATCGGCTGCACCGATTCGTGTCCGCGTCCCCGGGCGTGGAGATGAAGGATCTTGCGGCCACCGTGAACCGGGACCTGCGGGATGCCCCCTGCCGTTTGGGCATCGTGGCCGCCTCGTTGGCCGATTTGTCGCAAAAACTCGCCGCCGCGAGAGCAAAATTGTCGGATTCCCGCTGCACACGGATCAATGACGCCGGCGGGATTTACTTCTTCGAGGAGCCATTGGGCCGAAAGGGTAAACTCGCATTTCTTTTTCCGGGCGAAGGCTCCCAATACCAAAACATGCTCGCTGACCTCTGCCTTCATTTCCCGGAGGTCCGGAAGTGGTTTGATTTCATGGACCGGGCCTTCTGGGATCACCCGCGGGGCTACCTACCGAGCCAATGCATCTTCCCCCCGCCCGCGCTCGGCGGATCCAACGGAGCCGGGAATGCGGCCGAGACCTTATTTGATATGGACGGCGCGGTGGAGGCCGTATTTACCGCCAACCAGGGGATGGGCGCGCTACTGGGTCGGCTGGAAATTCGGCCGGACTCCGTCCTGGGACACAGCACCGGGGAGTATTCCGCGCTGCTGGCCTCGGGGGCCCTGGAAGTGGAAAATGAAGATCGGCTCGCCATCCATGTCCGGGACCTGAACCGGGCTTATGAAGACTTCACCGCGCGCGGCGGACTCCCGGAGGCGGCCCTTTTGGCCGTGGGCACGACCGACCGGGAGGCGCTCGATCGCTTGGTGGCCGAGGCAAAAGAGCCGCTCTTCGTGGCCATGGACAACTGCCCGCATCAGATCGTCCTTTGCGGGACGAAGAAAAACACCGCCTGGGCGGCCGAGGCCCTTCAAAAAACGGGGGCGGTTTGCCAGGTCCTGCCCTTCGACCGGCCTTACCATACGCCCCTGTTCGAAGGGTTCAGCGGGCCCCTTCGGGAATTTTTCGGGGGCCTGAAGATCGTGGGACCGAAGCTGCCGATGTACTCCTGCGTGACGGCCGCCCCCTATCCGGAGGATCCCGAGGAAATCCGACGGCTGGCGATTATCCAATGGGCCAGCCCCGTCCGGTTCCGGGAGACGATCGAGGCCATGTATGCCGACGGCGTTCGGTTGTTTGTGGAGGTCGGCCCGCGGGGAAATCTGACCGCTTTCGTGGAGGACATCCTTCGGGGTCGTCCCAAGACGGCGGTAGCCTCCAACCTGATCAGCCGGTCCGGCCTCGCGCAGATCCATCACATGATCGCGCAGCTCGCGGCCCATGGGGTCTCGCTCAAGACGGACCCCCTCTACGCGCGACGCAACCCGAAATATCTTTCGTTGGATTCCCCGTCTTTGCCGTTGGAGAAAACGATCGGGACGGCCGGAACGGTGAAGCTGGATTCCTATCTTCCCGGACTGCGACTTACAAATTTCCTTCCCGTCCCCCTGCCTCCGGCGAGTCCGGCCGCGGCCACCGTCCCCCCGACGCTCCCTCCGGTCCCCGTGCCTCCCGTTCCCCTGGCTCATCCGGAGCCGGTGCGGTCTCTTGCTTCGGTGGCGGCCCAATCCGTGGATGCCGGGGTGTCAGGCGGCAATGGAATTGGCATGAATCGACCGGCGGGTTCGGGCGCGGAAGTGGTCGGGGAATATTTTCAGACCATGGAATATTTTTTGGAGGCGCAGGAGGAAATCATCCGAACTTACCTTCAAAGTGCTGCGATGGGCTCCGCGGAGGGGCGGGCCTGGAAGGCCGGCGGTTCGGTGCAATCGGACCCGAATCCTCCGGCCCCGCCGATCGAATCCCGCGCGGTTATTGAGCGGCCGGATTTTCCGCTGATCGACGGGATCCTGTCCCTGGTCCCGGGCGAGTCGGTCGTGGCCCGACGCGAGTTTCGGCTGGAGGAGGATCTCTTTCTGTATCACCACACCATCGGCAGCCGCACGGTGTCGAAGGACCCCGGGCTGACGGCCCTTCCGGTCATCCCGCTGACGGTCAACATGGAGTTGATGGCCGAGGTGGCCTCGGTGCTGTACCCGGATCACCGCTTGGTCGGCATGCGGGAGGTTCGCGGCTATCGCTGGGTCGGGCTTGACCAGGGACGTGTGACGCTGAAAATCTCCGCCAAGCGCCAGACGGGCCTGCCCGGTATCGAGGTGGACGTGCAGGTCCGGGAAGACGCGGGCGCGTCACCCGATCTATCGCCGGCCACGCTGATCATGGAAGGCACCATGTTGTTTGCGGAGGCTTACCCGGATCCTCCTTCGATCGAACCGCTTGAGCTGAAGGGGGAACGCCCCTCCCGCTGGCGCGGGGAGATCCTATACACCGACGGGATGTTCCACGGCCCGGCCTTTCAGGCTGTGGTGGAAGTCGATCGCACGGGAGAGGACGGTGTCGAAGCGACTCTCCGGGTTCTTCCGACCGACACCCTTTTTCAGTCACGGCCGGCCCCCGCCCTGGTCACCGATCCCGTTGTTCTTGACGCCGCCGGCCAGGTGGTGGGCTATTGGGCCTTGGAAAATCTTACGACCCGTTTCAACGTTTTCCCCTTTCGTCTCGAATCGCTCCGGATCTACCGGCCCAACCTCGCGGTGGACGAGCAACTTGTCTGCCGGGCCCGTCTCACGGACGTGGGGGAGGCCGAGACCCGCTCGGACATCGATCTCGTCGGCTCGGACGGAGGAATCTGGATGAGATTGACCGGCTGGTGGGATCGCCGCTTCGAGATGCCCAACGCCTTCTACCGTTTCCGTATCACACCGCTGGACGTAGTGCTGAGCCGGGACTGGGCCGAAGGCCTGGAACAATTCCGTGCCCCCGAGGCCTTTCGGTGCATGCTCCTGGACGGACTGCCCGATGAGCTGCTCCGAGGAGGATGGATGATCTGGTGCCGGGTCCTGGCCCACCTTATTCTCAGTCGCCAGGAACGGGAGATGTGGCACAGCCTCAATCTTCCCGAGCCCCGGCGGATCGAATGGCTGCTCGGACGAATGGCGGCCAAAGACGCCGTCCGCGTCTGGCTGAAAGAACGTCACGGATTGACGGTCTATCCCGCCGATGTTGAAATCGGAAAGGGGCCGAAGGGCCAGCCGATCCCGCAGGGGCCTTGGACCGCCGACATAGCCGACCGCCCGTTGCTCTCCCTGACCCACGCGGGCGGGATCGCCGCCGCCGTCGCCGGGGCGGCGGCGGGCGTCAAGGGAATCGGGATCGATTTGGAACGGCTGAGCCGCTTCAACGGGCGCTTTGAGGCCGATCTCCTCACGCAGGCGGAGCACGATCTGCTCGAAGGCGCACCCCCTTCCGAGCGTCTTGAATGGTCGGTCCGGACTTGGTGCGCCAAAGAGGCCGTCGGGAAGGCCCTGGGCACCGGCGTGATCGGCGGGCCTTGGGCCCTCTCGGTGGAGTCGCTGGATTTTTCGACGGGAACCGTGACGATCGGCCTCGTCGGTGAAATGGCCGCGGCCTTTCCGGATTTCGCCGGCCGCCGCCTTGTCGCCCGGACCGGCCGGAACGGGGATTTAATAACGGCCACCGCCTGGATCGAAGAAAAGGAGGATGAAGGAAATGGGGGATAG